The following DNA comes from Glaciihabitans arcticus.
CGATCCCAGCGAGCTGCAGCGCATCTTCCTCAGGTACTGACCCCACCCGGCCGCCCTTCCGCCCAGTACTTCGTTCCCAAATGCAGGATGGAAGCGGTTGCGGCGTCGGAACCGTCCCCGTACATCCGGGAACTGGCGGAAAACGGTCCTGCATGTGGGAACAACAAACCGTCGTCTCGGGGCGGACGATAGCGCGCGCATGAGCACTGACTTCGGGTTCGTCTATGGCGAGTGGCATATCCTCAACCGCACGCTGCGCGACGCTTTGACGGCGGAAAGACTTTCCGCCGCAGCTCGGTGATGGATTTCACACGCCGCTGAGCGTGACCGTCCACTCGGAACCCGGCTCGCCGGGTGTGCCGTCCTGCACATCGAATCCCGTCACGCGCAGGCCCGCCCGCACGGCAAGCTCTTCGAACGACTCGGGAGTGTGCCAGTGGATGAGCCACTCACGGTCGTCGGCCGATCTGACTCCGTCGGCGGTCTTCTCGTAGCGCAGGAGTGTGGTCTGCGTGCGAGAGACCTCATCCCGGATCTGGCTGACGGTCGTCACTCGGAGCTCGGCACCATCGGCGTCGATCGTCTCGTTGATTGCGCCCATGTCGCCGGGCGGTGTGCCGCGGGGAACGAACAGGGGAACGAGTGTGCTGCCGCCCTCAGCGAGATGTGCGCGAATCCGTTCGAGGGACGCCAGCACCGTCTCGTCATCCGGGAGCAGCGTGATGGTTGGGCCGGCAAGGAAGATCGAGCGATAGGAGAACGGCAGGTCGAGTTGCTCCATCCGCTGGCAGAACACGGTCGCATCCAGTCCGCCTTCGCGGGCGAACGAGCGCAGACGAGAGAGCATGTCCTTTGACGAGTCCACCCCGTGGACCTCGTATCCACGGCGCAGCAGTTCGAGCATCGGCTCACCATCCCCGCAACCCAGCTCGAGCGCGGGTTGACCCGACTGGTCGATGAAGGCGGCGTATGGCTCCCAGGACTGCGCACTCGACTTGAGTGCGCCATACAGTTCGGCAACGATGCCCGTGTAGAAGTGCGATGGTTCCATCTTTTTAGTGAATCCAAGGCGTGGGCAGCGCTAGGGCTTACCCGGCTTCTCGGGCTTGCCCGGCTTCTCGGTGCCCTTACCCGGCTTCTCGTTGGTCACGGTCGGCGTCGGCGTCGGTTCGGGCTCCGGGATGAGCGCCTCGAGATCGGCGCGCACCGCGTCGATCGCGGCCTGGATGGTCGCGGCACGCTCCTCGGATACGTCGTTGGCGGCCACAGCGTCATCCAGAGTCGTCTGCAGGGCGTCGAGTTGCTCGATCGCGCCCGTCACGTTGCCGTCGGCAGCGAGGGTCGCCACCTCGACGACGGAGGTCTGCAGCTGGTCGGCGGCCGAGGCGTCCAGCTCGGTGGACTCGGCCGACGCACACCCGGCAAGGGCCAGGACCGCGGCGAGCACGAGGGCGGCGCGCATCACGGGGTCACGCTCTCGAGCAAGCGCTGCAGGGAGGTGCCGAGCTCCCCCTCGTTGACCGGCAGCTCGCGGGTGGTCTGTGGCGCCTCGGTAGCTGGCATCAGACGCGGGATGACGATCGCCGTCAGCACGAGCAGCAGAACCGCGGCGAGTATCGCCCACAGGGCTCGGCGCGGGCGGCGGGTCGGGGTCGGGGTCGGGGTCGGGGTCGGGGTCGACGCAGGGAGCACGCGGGTCGCGGGGGCGGCGAGCACCTCGGTCTGCTGCAGCGCTGCTTTTCCCGCGTCGGCCTCGAGCACACGGGTCGGCTGGTCGACTGACTGCGTCGAGTGATCGAAGGACTGCGTCTGCCGCGCAAGAGCTTCCGTCGGCCGGTTCAGTGCCTCCGTCGGCCGGTCCAGCACGGCCGTCGCTACCAGCGTCGGCACGGCGACCGGGGCGCCTGCGGCGATCCCCCGGGCTGCCACCGAGACGTCGAGGGCGGTGGGCCGGTCGGTGGGCTCGCGGGACGTCATCGCGGTGAGGAGCGCGACCCAGTCCGCGCCGAGCACCGCAGGGATCTCCGGGTCACGACCGAGCCGCGCCGATACCGACTCGGCCATGGAGCCGGCGAACTCGCGACGCCCGGTCAGCGCCTCGAGCACCACAAGCCCCAGCGAGTAGACGTCCGTGGCGGGGGTGATCGTGCGGCCGAGCGCCTGCTCCGGGCTGAGGAAGGCCGCGGTGCCGATGATCGTGCCGGTCGCGGTGATGCCCGTCGAGTCGACGAGTGACGCGATGCCGAAGTCGGCGAGCTTGGCGCGGAACTCCCGGTCCGGCAGCGCCGAATCGGCGAGCAGCACGTTCGCGGGTTTGATGTCGCGGTGAACGATACCGTTCTGGTGCACCACGTGGAGCCCCTCCGCAAGGTCCGCGGTCAGGTGCGCCGCGTCGGCCGAAGAAACGGGCCCGGCTGCGATCCGCTCGCCCAGGTTGGATCCATCAACGAGCTCCATGACGAGGCACAGGTGCTCCTCGTCATCCGTGTCGCTCGCGAGAGGTGCGGCGTCGAACAGGGTCACGAGGGACGAGTGGCTGAGGCTCGCGAGCAGGCGCACCTCATTGCGCTGGCGCTGGGCACCCGCAGTGTCCGCGGCCGTGCCGTCGCCGGAGAGTACCTTGAGCGCGACCAGCCTGCCGAGCGACTCGTCCCGTGCGCGATACACGGAAGCCATACCGCCCACACCGATGAGCGACTCGACGCGATAGCGGTCACCGAAAAGGCTGCCGATCGCCATGCCAGCCACGGGTCCTCCTCCGTCGGGTACTCAGTCCATCGTAGGCCGAACCCGCGCGAGCACCCGCTCCGCATGCCGGACCACGGGGCCGTCCACCATCCGTCCGTCGAGGCGGAACACCCCACCGTTCGACGCCGCGGCCTCCACGATGCGCCGAGCCGCGTCCAGCTCGGCGTCCGTCGGCCGAAACGCCGCGCGAACCGTCTCGACCTGCGAGGGGTGGATGACGGCACTCGCCGCAAAACCCGAGGCCGCTGCATCCCGGGCTTCGGCGTCCAGCCCCTCGAGGTCGGCGATGTCGACGTGCACGGCATCGATCGCTGCCTTGCCCGAGGCGCCGGCCGCGAGCAGTACCGAACTGCGCGCGTGCCTAGCGATGTCGCGATACGTGCCGTCGGCGAATCGGGATGACGTTCCCCCGAGGGAGGCGACAAGGTCCTCGGCGCCCCACATCAGCGCCACGACCTGCGGCAGGGCCGCGATCGAGGGGGCGGCCAGCACGCCGGTCGCCGTCTCGCAGAGAGCGATCACGGAGAACCGATCGAGGCCCGAGAGCTGCTCGGCACTCTCGCTCTTCGCCACCATCACCGTGCGATACGGAGTGTGCGCGAGGGCCACGAGATCGTCGGCGAAGAAACCCGAGTCGAACGCGTTGAGCCTAACGATGGTCCGCACCGGGTCGAGAGACGACCCGGTCAGCGCATCGCGAGCGGCGCCTTTGTGTTCGGGGGCGACGGCATCCTCGAGGTCGAGGATGACGGCGTCGGCTCGCGCGGCCGCCTTCTCAAACCGGTCGGGCCGATCTGCCGGGCAGAACAGCAGCGACGGCCCCATCTCGAAGCTGCTCACGGGGCGCACCGCACCAGGGTCGTGCGCACCGCGACCGCGACGACCGTGCCGTCCTGGTTGCGTCCGGTGTGCTCGAGGGTGACGATCCCCTGCCCGGGGCGGGACGCGGAGAGCCGCTTCTCGAGCACGCGGGTCTCCGAGTAGAGAGTGTTTCCCGCAAACAGCGGATGCGGGAAGACCACCGAGCCGAACCCGAGATTCGCGACGATCGTGCCCTGCGTGAGCTGGGCGACCGAGGCGCCGACGATCGTCGACAGGGTGAACATCGAGTTCACGAGCCGCTGGCCGAACTCCTGCTTCTCCGACCATGCCGCGTCCAGGTGCAGAGCCTGCGTGTTCATCGTCATGGTCGTGAACAGCGTGTTGTCGGCCTCGGTCACCGTGCGACCGGGGCGATGCAGGTAGCGGGCGTCGAGGTCGAACTCCTCGAACCAGAGGCCGCGCTGTTCGATATCCATCAGAAGCCCAGCTCTCGCGAGATCACCATGAGCTGCACCTCGGTGGTGCCCTCACCCACCTCGAGAATCTTCGAGTCGCGGTAGTGCCGCGCCACGGGGTTCTCATTCATGAACCCGTAGCCACCGAAGATCTGCGAAGCGGCGCGAGCGTTATCCATCGCGGCCTCACTGCCGAGGAGTTTCGCCATGCTGGCCTCCATTTTGAAAGGGACGCCGGCATCGATCCGCCGTGCAGCGTCGTACCAGGCCAGGCGTGCGGCGTGCACCTTCGCCTGCATCCGCGCGATCGTGAACGCGATGTGCTGGTTCTCGCCAATGGCCTTGCCGAACACGTTGCGGGTCTTCGCGTATCGGATGGCCTCCTCGAGACAGCCCTGCGCGGCACCCGTGCAGAGTGCGGCGAAGGCGACCCGGCCCTCGTCGAGCGTTTCGATGAAGTTCGCAAAGCCGCGACCCCGCTCACCGAGCAGGTTCGCCTCGGGAACCCGCACATTCTCGAAGGTCAACGGATGGGTGTCGGAGGTGTGCCAACCGACCTTGTCATAAGCGGGCTCGACGGTGAAACCGGGGGTGCCGCTCGGGACGAGGATCGCGCTGAGCTCGGGCCGCCCGTTGTCCCTCGTGCCGGTCACCGCGGTCACCGTCACCAGCCGTGTGATCTGCGTGCCCGAGTTGGTGATGAACTGCTTCGAGCCGTTGATCACCCACTCGCCATCCACCAGTTCCGCGGTCGTCTTCGTGCCCGCGGCATCGGATCCCGCGTCGGCTTCGGTGAGTCCGAAGCCGGCAAGCGCCTTGCCCGACGCGAGCACGGGCATCCACTCGTCCTTCTGCGCTTCGGTACCGCGTCGGAAGATCGGCATCGCACCCAGCCCGACGCCCGCCTCGAGGGTCACGCCGATCGACTGGTCGACGCGGCTGAGCTGCTCGATGGCGAGCCCGAGTTCGAAGTAGCTGCGCCCCTGTCCGCTGTACTGCTCGGGGAAGGGCAGGCCGAACAGCCCCATCTCCCCCATCGTCGCGATGATGTCGTACGGAAGCTCGCGCTTCGTGTCGTACTCGTACGCGGCCGGCGCGACGACCGTGTCGGCGAACTCACGCACCTCGTCGCTGAGGGCCTGTTCCGCGGGGCTGAGTTCGTGGCTCATTCGTGCTCCTCCTGGTGTGGGGTAGTGATCTGTGCGACGACCTGGTCGAGTGTGACGAGGTCGCCTACGCGCAGGGACAGGGTGACTGTCCCGGCTACGGGGGCGAGCAGTTTGTGCTCCATCTTCATCGCCTCGACGGTGATGAGAACCTGGCCGACCTCGACGGTGTCCCCGTCGGAGACACCGACCGCAACGACCGTGCCGGGCATCGGAACCCGCACGTCGGGACTGACCGCGCCGGGCTCGCGGGTCATCGCCGCGAGTTGCTCGGCAAGTCGCTGTTCGCGACCGACGATGCGCAGTTCGGCACTGAATCGTGCGCCGCTGATCCACAGGCTGTCGCCGTCGCGCACGATGGTCGGGGTGGTGGTCACGCCGTCCAGCTCGATGCTGCTGTTCCGGATGCCGCCGCTCATGGTCCGCGCTCCGATCGCGACCTGCGCATCCTCGGCCGTCCCGGTGAGAAGCACCTCCACGTTCTCTCCCGAAACCGCGGACAGCACGTAGCGCGTCGGCCTCGCCACTCCCAGCCGCCAGCCGCTCGGGCTCTTCCACGGCCCGGTCGACGCCCGCTGCGCGTGCAGCCACAGGGCGGCAGCGGCGAACATGTCGTCATCGGGGGTTCGCGCCGGGATCGCCGGCAGCAAGCGCTCAATCAGCCCGGTGTCCAGGTCGCCCGCACGCACCTCGGGCGCGTCGACCAGGTCGCGCAGGAACTCGAGGTTGTTGTGCAGCCCGAGGATCACCGTGTCACCGAGCGCCGCAGACAACCGCGCGAGCGCCGTGGCCCGATCCGGGCCGTGGGCGATGACCTTGGACAGCATCGGGTCGTAGGAGCCGCCGATGGTGAGCCCCTCCGCAAGACCGCTGTCGACCCGAACGTCAGCGGGCTCACGAAGGGACAGTATGGTGCCGGTCGTCGGCAGGAAGCCGCGCCCGGGATTCTCCGCGTAGACGCGCGCCTCGACGGCATGGCCGGTGACTGTGACGTCATCCTGCGCGAACGACAGCGGCTCGCCTGCGGCGATGCGCAGCTGCCATTCGACGAGGTCGATACCGGTGACCAGTTCGGTGACCGGGTGCTCGACCTGCAGTCGGGTGTTCATCTCCATAAAGAAGAACTCGGTCGGGTCGTTCGCGGAGACGAGGAACTCGACGGTTCCGGCTCCGGTGTAGTCGACGGACCGGGCGACCTCGCAGGCCGCCTCGCCGATGCGCGCGCGGGTGGCCGCGTCAAGCAGCGGGCTCGGCGCCTCCTCGACGACCTTCTGGTGCCGGCGCTGCAGAGAACACTCCCGTTCACCCACATGCAGGGTGGTGCCGTGCGCATCGGCAAGCACCTGCACCTCGATGTGACGCGGACGCTCGACGAGTCGTTCGAGGAACAGGGTGTCGTCGCCGAAGGCCGCGGCCGCCACGCGTCGGGCCGTGGCCAGCGCGTCGGGCAACTCGTCCGCCGCGCGCACCACCTCCATGCCCTTGCCGCCTCCGCCCGCCGAGGGCTTGACGAGGAGGGGGAAGCCGACGTCGTTCGCCGCTTCCGCAAGAGTCGCGTCACCCATGCCGGGCTCGGCGATGCCCGGGATCACGGGAACACCGAGCGCCGAGACGTGCTTCTTGGCGCGGATCTTGTCGGCCATGAGGTCGAGAGCCGTGACATCCGGACCGATGAAAACGAGCCCGGCGTCGGCGCAGGCTCGGGCGAACTCGACGTTCTCGCTGAGGAAGCCGTAGCCGGGGTGGATGGCCTGGACGCCGGCCGCCGCGGCGATCACTGCGGGGATGTCGAGGTAGCTCAGGATGCGCACGGCCGCGTCGGCGAGCGCGACATGGCGCGCCCCGCGGTCGGCGTCGGTGTATACCGCGACCGAGCGGATACCGAGCGAGCGCAACGTGCGGATCACCCGGCCGGCAATCTCGCCCCGGTTGGCGACGAGTACGGATTCGAACATTCCCGTCACATCCGGAACAGGCCGAAGCCCGGCTCGGGGAGCGGCGCTCCCGCGCACACGTCAAGGGCGAGCCCGAGCACCGTGCGGGTGTCGGCGGGGTCGATGATGCCGTCGTCCCAGAGACGGGCGGTCGAGTAGTACGGGTTGCCCTGGGTCTCGAACTGCTCGCGGATGGGCGCTTCGAATGCGGTCTTCTCGTCAACGGTCCACTCGCTGGCGCCCTGCTTGACCGTGCTCAGCACCGACGCCGCCTGCGGTCCGCCCATGACCGAGATGCGGGCGGCCGGCCACATCCAGAGGAAGCGCGGCGAGTATGCGCGGCCGCACATCGAGTAGTTGCCGGCACCGAACGAGCCGCCGATCACGACGGTGAGCTTGGGCACGCGCGTGGTCGCCACGGCGGTCACCATCTTGGCGCCGTGCTTGGCGATGCCGCCGGCCTCATAGTCGCGCCCGACCATAAAACCGGAGATGTTCTGCAGGAAGACCAGCGGAATCCCCCGCTGGTCGCACAGTTCGATGAAGTGCGCGCCCTTGGTGGCCGACTCGCTGAACAGCACGCCGTTGTTCGCGACGATACCGATCGGGTGCCCGTGCAGCCGCGCGAAGCCGGTGACGAGGGTCGCGCCGTACTCCTTCTTGAACTCGTGGAATTCGCTCGCGTCGACCAGCCGCGCGATCACCTCGCGCACGTCGTACGCCTCCTGCACGTCCGTCGGCACGACCCCGTAGAGCTCGCCCTCATCGGCCAGCGGTTCACGACTCGGGATGACGCTCCACGGCGCCTCTATCGCCTTCGGCAGCGTCTCCACGATGTCCCGCACCAGCTGCAGCGCATGGCGGTCGTTCTCGGCCAGGTGGTCGGTCACCCCGGACACCCGTGCGTGCACCTCGCCGCCGCCCAGCTCCTCGGCGGTCACGATCTCGCCGATCGCGGCCTTCACCAGCGGTGGCCCGCCGAGGAAGATCGTGCCCCGTCCGCGCACGATGATCGTTTCGTCACTCATTGCCGGAACGTAGGCGCCGCCCGCCGTGCAGGAGCCCATCACGGACGCGATCTGCGGGATCCCCGCCGCCGACATGCGCGCCTGGTTGAAGAAGATGCGGCCGAAGTGGTCCCGATCGGCGAAGACCTCGTCCTGCCGCGGCAGGAACGCGCCGCCGGAGTCGACGAGGTAGATGCACGGCAGGCGGTTCTCGAAGGCGATCTCCTGTGCGCGCAGGTGCTTCTTCACCGTGAGCGGAAAGTAGGTGCCGCCCTTGGTGGTCGCATCGTTCGAGATCACGAGTACGTGGCGGCCGTGCACCAGACCGATTCCGGCGATGACGCCCGCAGCGGGAACCTCGTCGCCGTAGAGCCCGTTGGCGGCGAGCGGGGCGATCTCGAGGAACGGGCTGCCGTCGTCCAGCAACTCGTCGATGCGTTCCCGCGGGAGCAGTTTGCCGCGCGCAACGTGACGCTCGCGGGAGGCCGCGGTGCCCCCGAGTGCGGTGCGGGCGAGTCTCTCGCGCAGCTCGGACACGAGCATCCGCTGGTCTGCGTCGTTTCTCTCGAACGTCGCACCGCGCGTTGTACTCAGAGTCTTCATCGACTGTGCTCCCGGCTTGTGGCCTGCTGCAGGTGGGTTAGTGGTGACTAACTGGGATTCAGGTTAGTCGCGGTTAACCGGAATGTCTAGACTGTGGTCATGGAACCCACGGCCCGCAGCCTCGCCAAGGCAGATCGTCGGCAGTCGTTGCTGGATGCCGCGGCGCGCCTCTACGCCGAGCGCGGGTTTCCCCGAGTCTCTCTCGAGGATCTCGGCGCGGCCGCCGGCGTGAGCGGACCGGCCGTCTATCGGCACTTCGCTGGCAAGCAGGCTGTGCTGGCCGCACTGCTCATCGAGGTCAGCGAGGGGCTCGTCGAGGGTGGGCGGCGCGTGATCAACTCGGCACCGGATGCGCGGACGGCGCTCGAGGAGCTCGTAGCCTTCCACGTGGAGTTCGCGCTCTCCAATCCCGACGTCATCGTGGTGCAGGATCGCGACCTCGCGAGCCTCACCGAGGACGACAACGAGGCCGTGCGACGCCTGCAGCGCACGTATATCGACGCCTGGGTGGACGTGCTCGCGGAGCTGCACCCGGGTGTTCCCCGTACCGACCTGCGCATCCGCGCGCGCGCGACCTTCGGCCTCATCAATTCGACGCCGCACAGTGCCCGAAGCGCGGCTCGCCCCTCGGTGCGCGCGCTGCTCACGGCGATGGCGCTCGCGGCGCTGAGCAGTTAGCGCGGCGAGTTAGATCCTCGCGAGCGCCGTCCCCGGCTCCTCGAGGATCGCACCGACCTCGGCCAGGAAGCGGGATCCCTGCTCCCCGTCGACGACCCGGTGGTCGAACGACAAGCTGAGGGTCATCACGTCGCGGAGCTTCACCTTGCCCCGGTGCTCCCACGGCCGCTTGCGCACCGCGCCGAGGGCGAGGATGCCCGCCTCCCCCGGGTTGAGGATCGGGGTTCCGGCGTCCACGCCGAACACCCCCACGTTGGAGATGGTGAAGCTGCCGCCGGTGAGATCCGCGGGGCTCGTGCGCCCGGCTCGGGCCGTCGCGACGAGACCGGCGAGCGCGTCGGCGAGTTCGGGGAGCCGGAGCTGCTCCGTCCGCTTGAGGTTGGGCACCATCAGTCCGCGCGGCGTTGCGGCCGCGATGCCGAGGGTGATCGACCCGAGTTCGACGATCTCGTGAGCTGCGGCATCCCATCGCGCATTCAGCGAAGGGTGGTTGCCGAGCGCCAGCGTGACGGCGCGCGCCACGATCACCAGCAGGTTCAGCCGGCGTTCTGAGAATTCAGGAGTCTCGCGTAGCCTCTCGACGAGCCGCACGCTGCGCGTGACATCCACGTCGAGGAACACCGTCACGTGCGGGGCGGTGAACGCACTCGCGACCATCGCCTCGGCGGTCAGCTTGCGCACGCCGGAGATGGGGGTGCGCCGGTCGGTCCCCGAGCTTGTTGAAGGGCGAGCTGGCTCAGAGACAGTGGCGCCGGATGCCGCGCGCTCCACATCCCCCCGCGTGATCAGGCCGTCGCTGCCGCTGCCGACAACGGACGCGAGATCGACGCCGAGGCTCGCGGCCAGCTTGCGCACCGGCGGCGTGGAACGTGGTGTCTCCCCGGCAGAGCCGGTCGATCGCGTGGAGACCACGGCCGAGTCGGCGCCGGCACCGTCCGCAACTCCACCACGTGCCTTCCGCTTCGGCGCAGACCCATCCCCGACGGTCGGCCCATAGCCAACGAGAACAGGTGTGCGCTCCGCCCGGGCCGGCTCCGCAGCCTCCTCGACAGACTCCACCTCGACCGACATCAGCGGCGCCCCCACCTGGATCGTCTCGCCGGGCTCCCCGTATAGTCGCGCCACAACCCCCGCGAACGGAGACGGCAGCTCGACGAGTGCCTTGGCCGTCTCCACCTCGGCGATCACCTGGTTGAGCTCGATCGGGTCGCCGACCGCAACCCGCCAGCCGACGAGCTCGGATTCGGTGAGTCCCTCCCCGAGGTCGGGCAGTTTGAAGTCGCGGACGCTCATGCGCTTGCCACCCATCCCGTCAGTGAATTCTGGCGGCCCAGCACGCGGTCGACGGCGTCGAGGATCCGGTCGAGGTCGGGCAGGAAGTGCTCCTCGAGCTTCGCCGCCGGATACGGCGTATCGAAGCCGGTCACCCGGGCGGGCGCCGCCTCGAGGTGCTCGAAGCAGCGCTCGGTGATGACTGCGGCAAGCTCGGCACCGACACCGCCGAACTGGGCAGCCTCATGCGTGATGACGAGTCGGCCGGTGCGCCGCACCGAGGCCTCGACGGTCGCGAAGTCGACCGGGGACAGCGAGCGCAGGTCGATGACCTCGATCGAGATTCCATCGGCGAGGGCTGCGGCCGCGGCATCCAGTGCGGTCGATACCAGCGGTCCGTAGGTCACGAGGGTCACGTCGGTGCCGGGCAAGACTACGCGGGCGGCGTGTAGCGGCAGGTCGAGCGTCTCGTCCACTTCGCCTTTCACCCAGTAGCGCCGCTTCGGCTCGAAGAACAGCACGGGGTCATCCGACGCGATCGCCTGCCGCAGCATCGAGTAGCCGTCCTGCGGGTTCGAGCAGGCGACGACGCG
Coding sequences within:
- a CDS encoding FIMAH domain-containing protein → MRAALVLAAVLALAGCASAESTELDASAADQLQTSVVEVATLAADGNVTGAIEQLDALQTTLDDAVAANDVSEERAATIQAAIDAVRADLEALIPEPEPTPTPTVTNEKPGKGTEKPGKPEKPGKP
- a CDS encoding serine/threonine-protein kinase, which translates into the protein MAIGSLFGDRYRVESLIGVGGMASVYRARDESLGRLVALKVLSGDGTAADTAGAQRQRNEVRLLASLSHSSLVTLFDAAPLASDTDDEEHLCLVMELVDGSNLGERIAAGPVSSADAAHLTADLAEGLHVVHQNGIVHRDIKPANVLLADSALPDREFRAKLADFGIASLVDSTGITATGTIIGTAAFLSPEQALGRTITPATDVYSLGLVVLEALTGRREFAGSMAESVSARLGRDPEIPAVLGADWVALLTAMTSREPTDRPTALDVSVAARGIAAGAPVAVPTLVATAVLDRPTEALNRPTEALARQTQSFDHSTQSVDQPTRVLEADAGKAALQQTEVLAAPATRVLPASTPTPTPTPTPTRRPRRALWAILAAVLLLVLTAIVIPRLMPATEAPQTTRELPVNEGELGTSLQRLLESVTP
- a CDS encoding carboxyl transferase domain-containing protein, which gives rise to MKTLSTTRGATFERNDADQRMLVSELRERLARTALGGTAASRERHVARGKLLPRERIDELLDDGSPFLEIAPLAANGLYGDEVPAAGVIAGIGLVHGRHVLVISNDATTKGGTYFPLTVKKHLRAQEIAFENRLPCIYLVDSGGAFLPRQDEVFADRDHFGRIFFNQARMSAAGIPQIASVMGSCTAGGAYVPAMSDETIIVRGRGTIFLGGPPLVKAAIGEIVTAEELGGGEVHARVSGVTDHLAENDRHALQLVRDIVETLPKAIEAPWSVIPSREPLADEGELYGVVPTDVQEAYDVREVIARLVDASEFHEFKKEYGATLVTGFARLHGHPIGIVANNGVLFSESATKGAHFIELCDQRGIPLVFLQNISGFMVGRDYEAGGIAKHGAKMVTAVATTRVPKLTVVIGGSFGAGNYSMCGRAYSPRFLWMWPAARISVMGGPQAASVLSTVKQGASEWTVDEKTAFEAPIREQFETQGNPYYSTARLWDDGIIDPADTRTVLGLALDVCAGAPLPEPGFGLFRM
- a CDS encoding acyl-CoA dehydrogenase family protein encodes the protein MSHELSPAEQALSDEVREFADTVVAPAAYEYDTKRELPYDIIATMGEMGLFGLPFPEQYSGQGRSYFELGLAIEQLSRVDQSIGVTLEAGVGLGAMPIFRRGTEAQKDEWMPVLASGKALAGFGLTEADAGSDAAGTKTTAELVDGEWVINGSKQFITNSGTQITRLVTVTAVTGTRDNGRPELSAILVPSGTPGFTVEPAYDKVGWHTSDTHPLTFENVRVPEANLLGERGRGFANFIETLDEGRVAFAALCTGAAQGCLEEAIRYAKTRNVFGKAIGENQHIAFTIARMQAKVHAARLAWYDAARRIDAGVPFKMEASMAKLLGSEAAMDNARAASQIFGGYGFMNENPVARHYRDSKILEVGEGTTEVQLMVISRELGF
- a CDS encoding TetR/AcrR family transcriptional regulator, whose product is MEPTARSLAKADRRQSLLDAAARLYAERGFPRVSLEDLGAAAGVSGPAVYRHFAGKQAVLAALLIEVSEGLVEGGRRVINSAPDARTALEELVAFHVEFALSNPDVIVVQDRDLASLTEDDNEAVRRLQRTYIDAWVDVLAELHPGVPRTDLRIRARATFGLINSTPHSARSAARPSVRALLTAMALAALSS
- a CDS encoding class I SAM-dependent methyltransferase — its product is MEPSHFYTGIVAELYGALKSSAQSWEPYAAFIDQSGQPALELGCGDGEPMLELLRRGYEVHGVDSSKDMLSRLRSFAREGGLDATVFCQRMEQLDLPFSYRSIFLAGPTITLLPDDETVLASLERIRAHLAEGGSTLVPLFVPRGTPPGDMGAINETIDADGAELRVTTVSQIRDEVSRTQTTLLRYEKTADGVRSADDREWLIHWHTPESFEELAVRAGLRVTGFDVQDGTPGEPGSEWTVTLSGV
- a CDS encoding alpha-ketoacid dehydrogenase subunit beta, with protein sequence MTTLTLAKALGLGLRRALEDDPRVVIMGEDVGTLGGVFRVTDGLQADFGADRVMDMPLAESGIIGTAVGLAFRGYRPVCEIQFDGFIYPGFDQIVAQVAKLHYRTAGNVRMPITIRVPFGGGIGAVEHHSESPEAYFTHTSGLRVVACSNPQDGYSMLRQAIASDDPVLFFEPKRRYWVKGEVDETLDLPLHAARVVLPGTDVTLVTYGPLVSTALDAAAAALADGISIEVIDLRSLSPVDFATVEASVRRTGRLVITHEAAQFGGVGAELAAVITERCFEHLEAAPARVTGFDTPYPAAKLEEHFLPDLDRILDAVDRVLGRQNSLTGWVASA
- a CDS encoding biotin carboxylase N-terminal domain-containing protein translates to MFESVLVANRGEIAGRVIRTLRSLGIRSVAVYTDADRGARHVALADAAVRILSYLDIPAVIAAAAGVQAIHPGYGFLSENVEFARACADAGLVFIGPDVTALDLMADKIRAKKHVSALGVPVIPGIAEPGMGDATLAEAANDVGFPLLVKPSAGGGGKGMEVVRAADELPDALATARRVAAAAFGDDTLFLERLVERPRHIEVQVLADAHGTTLHVGERECSLQRRHQKVVEEAPSPLLDAATRARIGEAACEVARSVDYTGAGTVEFLVSANDPTEFFFMEMNTRLQVEHPVTELVTGIDLVEWQLRIAAGEPLSFAQDDVTVTGHAVEARVYAENPGRGFLPTTGTILSLREPADVRVDSGLAEGLTIGGSYDPMLSKVIAHGPDRATALARLSAALGDTVILGLHNNLEFLRDLVDAPEVRAGDLDTGLIERLLPAIPARTPDDDMFAAAALWLHAQRASTGPWKSPSGWRLGVARPTRYVLSAVSGENVEVLLTGTAEDAQVAIGARTMSGGIRNSSIELDGVTTTPTIVRDGDSLWISGARFSAELRIVGREQRLAEQLAAMTREPGAVSPDVRVPMPGTVVAVGVSDGDTVEVGQVLITVEAMKMEHKLLAPVAGTVTLSLRVGDLVTLDQVVAQITTPHQEEHE
- a CDS encoding MaoC family dehydratase, which gives rise to MDIEQRGLWFEEFDLDARYLHRPGRTVTEADNTLFTTMTMNTQALHLDAAWSEKQEFGQRLVNSMFTLSTIVGASVAQLTQGTIVANLGFGSVVFPHPLFAGNTLYSETRVLEKRLSASRPGQGIVTLEHTGRNQDGTVVAVAVRTTLVRCAP
- a CDS encoding HpcH/HpaI aldolase/citrate lyase family protein — translated: MGPSLLFCPADRPDRFEKAAARADAVILDLEDAVAPEHKGAARDALTGSSLDPVRTIVRLNAFDSGFFADDLVALAHTPYRTVMVAKSESAEQLSGLDRFSVIALCETATGVLAAPSIAALPQVVALMWGAEDLVASLGGTSSRFADGTYRDIARHARSSVLLAAGASGKAAIDAVHVDIADLEGLDAEARDAAASGFAASAVIHPSQVETVRAAFRPTDAELDAARRIVEAAASNGGVFRLDGRMVDGPVVRHAERVLARVRPTMD
- a CDS encoding dihydrolipoamide acetyltransferase family protein; translation: MSVRDFKLPDLGEGLTESELVGWRVAVGDPIELNQVIAEVETAKALVELPSPFAGVVARLYGEPGETIQVGAPLMSVEVESVEEAAEPARAERTPVLVGYGPTVGDGSAPKRKARGGVADGAGADSAVVSTRSTGSAGETPRSTPPVRKLAASLGVDLASVVGSGSDGLITRGDVERAASGATVSEPARPSTSSGTDRRTPISGVRKLTAEAMVASAFTAPHVTVFLDVDVTRSVRLVERLRETPEFSERRLNLLVIVARAVTLALGNHPSLNARWDAAAHEIVELGSITLGIAAATPRGLMVPNLKRTEQLRLPELADALAGLVATARAGRTSPADLTGGSFTISNVGVFGVDAGTPILNPGEAGILALGAVRKRPWEHRGKVKLRDVMTLSLSFDHRVVDGEQGSRFLAEVGAILEEPGTALARI